Proteins encoded by one window of Candidatus Zixiibacteriota bacterium:
- a CDS encoding class I SAM-dependent methyltransferase, translating to MNQFINYHVYNNWSGAEEPKMKEIDYPFSQIAGGKILDVATGEGGFIELLTDRLPAFDEIIGIDIVESKFNKTREKYEGKNISFAQMDGAKLTFDDDSFDTVAICNSLHHLGNINETLNEMMRILRPGGTFIVAEMIRDNQSQLQLNHVDLHHWWAKINRLEGITHNQTMTKNEIISYVEILSLSSLDFYDYVDPDTDPQDKDTIQYINNVIDEYLEKLNGQSDHKTLIDEGNTLRNRINKIGIAWATQLVIIGRK from the coding sequence ATGAATCAATTCATAAATTATCACGTATATAACAACTGGAGCGGCGCCGAGGAGCCAAAAATGAAGGAAATTGATTATCCCTTTTCCCAAATCGCCGGCGGGAAGATTCTGGATGTCGCCACCGGCGAGGGCGGGTTTATAGAATTACTAACCGACAGATTACCGGCCTTTGATGAAATAATCGGCATCGATATTGTTGAATCTAAATTCAATAAGACCAGGGAAAAATACGAAGGCAAAAATATCTCATTTGCCCAAATGGATGGGGCCAAACTGACCTTTGATGATGATAGTTTTGACACGGTTGCCATTTGCAATTCCCTCCATCATCTGGGCAACATCAATGAAACGCTGAATGAAATGATGCGAATCCTCCGGCCGGGGGGAACCTTTATAGTTGCCGAAATGATTCGCGACAATCAAAGCCAGCTCCAGTTAAACCATGTTGATTTGCATCATTGGTGGGCCAAAATAAATCGGCTGGAGGGCATCACTCATAACCAAACCATGACAAAAAATGAGATTATCAGTTATGTCGAAATCCTGAGTCTTTCTTCGCTTGATTTCTACGATTACGTCGATCCCGATACCGACCCCCAGGACAAAGATACGATCCAATATATCAATAATGTCATTGACGAATATTTGGAAAAGTTAAACGGTCAGTCGGATCATAAAACCCTCATAGATGAGGGTAATACTCTCCGCAATCGCATAAATAAAATCGGTATTGCCTGGGCCACTCAGCTTGTCATAATAGGTAGAAAATAA
- a CDS encoding SDR family oxidoreductase, which produces MNYLITGGAGFIGSNLAFELVKRGDSVRVLDNFSSGNLDNIEPLLDKIKVIEGDIRDFWTVEEAMNDIDYVLHHAALPSVARSVQNPLTANAVNIGGTLNILESARQANVKRVIFACSSAIYGDSEELPKIETMKPDPLSPYAVNKLTGEEYCKIYYQLYGLETVSLRYFNVFGPRQDPASQYSAAIPIFIKAILHGKPPVIFGDGEQSRDFVYIENVVNANLKACTAPNAPGQCFNIASGQRITLNNLLKLISGVLNIDINPKYVDPRPGDILHSGADIQAAISGLGYSVDFDLRIGLKETIKWFSDIFSETTPVGGISID; this is translated from the coding sequence ATGAACTATTTAATCACCGGCGGAGCCGGATTCATCGGCAGCAATCTCGCTTTTGAACTTGTCAAACGAGGCGATTCCGTCCGCGTACTGGACAATTTTTCGTCAGGCAACCTCGACAACATTGAACCGTTGCTCGATAAAATCAAAGTTATCGAAGGTGATATTCGGGATTTCTGGACGGTCGAAGAGGCGATGAATGATATCGATTACGTTTTGCACCACGCCGCCCTGCCCTCGGTCGCCCGTTCCGTTCAAAATCCTTTGACCGCCAACGCCGTCAATATTGGCGGGACTTTAAATATCCTGGAATCGGCCCGGCAGGCCAATGTCAAAAGAGTTATCTTTGCCTGTTCATCGGCTATCTACGGCGATTCGGAAGAGCTTCCCAAAATTGAAACGATGAAACCCGATCCCTTGTCTCCGTATGCCGTCAATAAATTAACCGGCGAGGAATATTGCAAAATTTATTATCAGCTCTATGGACTGGAGACGGTTTCGCTGCGTTATTTCAACGTTTTCGGACCGCGTCAGGATCCGGCCAGCCAATATTCGGCGGCTATTCCTATTTTCATCAAAGCGATTTTACACGGCAAACCGCCGGTGATATTCGGCGATGGTGAACAGTCCCGTGATTTTGTTTATATCGAGAATGTCGTCAACGCCAACCTGAAAGCCTGTACCGCCCCCAATGCTCCGGGCCAATGTTTCAATATCGCCAGCGGCCAACGTATTACACTAAATAACCTTTTGAAATTAATCTCCGGTGTTTTAAATATCGATATCAATCCCAAATACGTCGATCCCCGCCCCGGAGATATTCTTCACAGCGGAGCCGATATCCAGGCGGCCATAAGCGGGTTGGGATACTCCGTCGATTTTGATTTAAGGATCGGTTTGAAGGAAACCATTAAATGGTTCTCCGATATCTTTTCGGAAACTACCCCGGTCGGCGGCATAAGCATTGACTAA
- a CDS encoding nucleotidyltransferase family protein, producing MKAVILAGGKGSRLEPFTYVFPKPLMPIGSYPILEIVLSQLSQAGIDEAILTVGHEASKLIKMVTAAGDFDLRIRYSEEKKPLGTAGPLKLIKNLGKDFLVLNGDILTDIDFKRFIDYHKNNKAIATVASYQRKLPIDFGVIETAGDKITAYREKPNVEYLVSMGIYAFKREILKYIPTNQKFDFPQLVNKLLKLKINPAVYHHKGEWLDIGRPDDYTKAIKLFFKNSKRFTGKNVKTFNRRNR from the coding sequence ATGAAAGCGGTCATTCTCGCAGGCGGCAAAGGCTCACGCCTGGAACCTTTCACCTACGTCTTTCCCAAACCATTGATGCCGATCGGCAGCTACCCGATTCTGGAAATTGTGCTTTCGCAATTATCCCAGGCCGGAATCGACGAGGCTATTTTGACCGTCGGTCACGAAGCATCCAAGCTTATCAAAATGGTTACCGCCGCGGGTGATTTCGATCTGCGCATCAGGTATTCGGAAGAAAAAAAACCTCTCGGTACAGCCGGACCGCTAAAACTTATCAAAAATCTCGGCAAAGATTTTCTGGTTTTGAACGGCGATATATTGACTGATATCGATTTCAAAAGATTTATCGACTATCACAAAAATAATAAGGCCATCGCGACCGTCGCGTCATACCAAAGAAAATTGCCGATTGATTTCGGGGTCATCGAAACCGCCGGCGATAAAATCACAGCTTACCGGGAAAAACCGAATGTCGAGTATCTTGTTTCTATGGGGATCTATGCCTTTAAGAGAGAAATACTCAAATATATCCCAACCAATCAAAAATTTGATTTCCCGCAACTGGTCAATAAACTGCTAAAATTGAAAATTAATCCCGCCGTTTACCATCATAAGGGCGAGTGGCTTGATATTGGGCGGCCGGATGATTATACCAAGGCAATCAAGCTATTCTTCAAAAATAGCAAACGTTTCACCGGAAAAAACGTTAAAACCTTTAATCGCCGTAACCGATAA
- a CDS encoding SDR family NAD(P)-dependent oxidoreductase encodes MQNTRDKKILVTGAGGFIGSHVTELLLNAGAKVTAFVRYTSTGQAGFLDEINIPEKRRLNIVPGDIRSYEDVKRAVGKNDIIIHLAAQIAIPYSYISPGDFLNVNTVGTINILNAAREKNIKRIVQLSTSEVYGSAQYLPIDENHPQVAQSPYAASKIASDKLAESFHRSYNLPVVIARPFNTYGPRQSARAVIPTIIIQALRGKTISLGNIHTRRDLNFVGDTAAALIKIALSSKSNGEQFNICSGKDYSIEEIVKQVGNLLGNKLIIKTDKRRVRPKKSDIDRLLGDRKRAVETFGLAKIIDISKGLEKTIEYFNARIDKTKKEDYQL; translated from the coding sequence ATGCAAAATACCAGGGACAAAAAAATTCTGGTTACCGGCGCGGGCGGATTTATCGGGTCTCATGTCACTGAACTTCTTCTCAACGCGGGTGCCAAAGTAACCGCCTTTGTTCGCTATACATCAACCGGACAGGCCGGATTTCTCGACGAAATCAATATACCCGAGAAACGACGCCTTAATATTGTCCCGGGCGATATTCGCAGTTATGAAGACGTAAAGCGGGCGGTTGGCAAAAATGACATCATTATCCACCTCGCCGCCCAGATTGCCATACCTTATTCTTATATTTCTCCCGGTGATTTTCTCAATGTCAATACCGTCGGAACCATAAACATCCTCAACGCTGCCAGGGAAAAGAATATCAAAAGAATAGTTCAGCTTTCGACGTCAGAAGTTTATGGATCGGCCCAGTATCTGCCGATTGATGAAAATCATCCCCAGGTTGCTCAATCCCCTTATGCCGCCTCCAAAATCGCCTCCGATAAATTGGCCGAATCCTTTCATCGCTCATACAATCTCCCGGTCGTCATCGCCCGGCCGTTTAATACTTATGGCCCCCGGCAATCGGCCCGAGCCGTTATCCCGACTATCATCATTCAGGCTCTGCGCGGAAAAACCATATCCCTGGGAAATATACATACTCGCCGGGATCTTAATTTTGTCGGCGATACCGCGGCGGCTCTAATAAAAATAGCCCTCTCTTCCAAAAGCAACGGTGAACAATTCAATATTTGCTCTGGCAAGGATTATTCGATTGAAGAAATTGTCAAACAAGTTGGAAATTTACTGGGGAATAAACTGATTATTAAAACCGATAAACGCCGCGTCAGACCCAAAAAATCCGACATTGACCGGCTTCTTGGCGACAGAAAACGGGCAGTAGAAACTTTTGGGCTCGCGAAAATAATCGATATATCAAAAGGGCTCGAAAAAACCATTGAGTATTTCAATGCCCGTATCGACAAAACTAAAAAAGAGGATTATCAACTCTAA
- a CDS encoding chemotaxis protein CheW, producing the protein MTETKINNVATEELLQLVSFKIGSEEYGIDILKVQEINRMPDITKVPQAPHYVDGVINLRGKVIPIINTRRKFNLEEKEEDKDTRIVVVDINGEVIGLVVDSVNEVLRIPGSIVEPPPNVTIDSGANYITGVARLDDRLLILLDLGKLVGDTTAMMNEMPEEAMA; encoded by the coding sequence ATGACAGAAACCAAGATTAACAATGTTGCGACCGAAGAACTGTTGCAACTCGTCAGTTTTAAAATTGGATCTGAAGAATATGGTATCGATATTCTCAAGGTCCAGGAAATCAACCGTATGCCTGATATAACCAAGGTTCCTCAGGCGCCGCACTATGTTGACGGGGTAATAAATCTCCGCGGCAAAGTGATTCCGATTATCAATACTCGCCGGAAATTCAATCTGGAGGAGAAGGAGGAGGATAAGGACACCCGTATCGTTGTCGTTGATATTAACGGTGAGGTTATTGGACTCGTCGTTGACTCGGTCAATGAAGTCTTGCGCATACCGGGTTCAATTGTCGAGCCGCCGCCGAATGTAACAATTGATTCCGGAGCCAACTATATCACCGGCGTGGCGCGTCTCGATGACCGCCTGCTCATCCTTCTCGATCTTGGCAAATTGGTCGGAGATACTACTGCTATGATGAATGAAATGCCGGAAGAAGCAATGGCATAA